One window of Saccharopolyspora phatthalungensis genomic DNA carries:
- a CDS encoding DUF397 domain-containing protein, with the protein MDIDGLSRVTWQKSSYSNGSGGDCVEVAMTPTAVGVHGGSARHRGSARPARCAHRPKPPNRCALRRPNPRTVPQVALINSASLAEARAMSLPTTGACGPMTARASSASFPVTLCRARDHPM; encoded by the coding sequence ATGGACATCGATGGCTTATCTCGCGTAACTTGGCAGAAGTCCAGCTACAGCAACGGCTCCGGCGGAGATTGCGTAGAAGTCGCGATGACACCGACGGCCGTCGGAGTCCATGGTGGAAGTGCACGTCACCGTGGATCTGCCCGGCCTGCACGCTGCGCCCACCGACCGAAGCCGCCGAATCGTTGCGCACTCCGTCGCCCGAACCCACGAACCGTCCCCCAGGTCGCATTGATCAACTCCGCCAGCCTGGCAGAGGCTCGGGCGATGTCGCTACCGACAACTGGGGCATGCGGGCCGATGACAGCCCGCGCGTCCTCAGCCAGTTTTCCCGTCACTCTTTGTAGAGCCAGGGACCACCCAATGTGA
- a CDS encoding zinc finger protein — MWEATMFGLSSPGPVVYWRPNGGQRHALWPPELPRAGQTRETVCGATITLTEPSEVDWFHPTCESCMV, encoded by the coding sequence ATGTGGGAGGCAACGATGTTCGGGCTTTCTTCTCCTGGTCCCGTTGTTTACTGGCGGCCCAATGGTGGGCAGCGGCATGCCTTGTGGCCTCCCGAGCTTCCTCGGGCTGGTCAGACCCGCGAGACCGTTTGCGGGGCCACCATTACGCTGACCGAACCGTCCGAAGTAGACTGGTTTCATCCGACCTGCGAATCCTGCATGGTCTAG
- a CDS encoding arabinosyltransferase domain-containing protein: MKYRISPAQLDLPAEPQPAADERPKRSRLGHWLAHVVACIVGIVGIACALALPFAPVWVDRTEVHWPAAELGAESTTALFAPYRPASFDAFVPCPVLRAALDRPQRTTVLTTLPPGSDREGLILTTRLGKPELVLGQHQVPLPPGACELAIHADSGQSVVTAGGQPPIVLPGIAAPEIFTFATDLEPRQVAGLSVTARTYSWFDTSPTDVKSTLITTVLALAVVSLGLLLVHSPPALGRIRLSPRLLPVDASVAAVLAGWLVIGPLTDDDGFAMMTIRNYEDAGDIGNYYRWFNASETPFTLVQHLMRWVSQESLAPAWLRLPSVLAGLLTWIIVSRGIVAPLCKDTRRLPLHLLTAVFFLACWLPFGLGIRPEPFVALGTSALVAALLKMTRTRLPHFWLGVAAFLTGLTVAVTPTGVSALVTVLVFAPRIGRVLVQHGVLPRWISVPTRVVLVGCLGTVGLVAMFADSTLNGVRQATAIHNEFGPSLGWYQEIERYTSLLSTIIWGASGKRMAVFLVITAVLITGACAMRQVHRWTGLVDLPVLLGSVVAVLVALWLTPSKWTHHFGALAGVGSALLVVLVVLLGRVGRLGHAKRESRLIGVFGGIAASVAAALAFMGPNVWPMQSDLAMPWSDTPVEPGLPLDSPALWLVTGATVGALTFGFVRIRALMSHRDLTGLVWTVMPASVLGLAALASVLVLVGSFIAAPQIMGDRFSIARMNWQSIRASSCGLEDEVETLPIAERLSPVDGSTELDGFTSGGTPPQEPDLRTENPGEPLHAEKPDDPKAPEGEVASTSASQFAWTSTTGGPQTTGSLTSGWFGLPRLTGNQTLSVWVSGRPEQGNSLALEFGASLPRQVRPLETHELRDAAPTDLPFDDPRHGRPIDWRNFRDWRLLTVDAAQIPAGADRVRVLAEDRTSDEQGWLTVSGPAVRDVVPLRQALDEREPVLIDWQMSFVFPCRFGYPQVSHGVATSPRMLISPPEGEGSMTFGTDMGGVFAGVPMQSQRFELPSRLRDAPGNTWGHLYSVRYAIERDDYTTTRHRERIGGADGDPAYPFKEH, translated from the coding sequence GTGAAGTACAGGATCAGCCCGGCGCAACTCGACCTGCCGGCCGAGCCGCAGCCCGCCGCCGACGAACGCCCGAAGCGGTCCCGGCTAGGTCACTGGCTGGCGCACGTGGTGGCGTGCATCGTCGGCATCGTCGGCATCGCCTGCGCGCTCGCCCTGCCGTTCGCACCCGTCTGGGTAGACCGGACCGAAGTGCACTGGCCGGCCGCCGAATTGGGTGCCGAGTCCACGACCGCGCTCTTCGCCCCCTATCGGCCGGCCTCGTTCGACGCATTCGTGCCGTGCCCGGTGCTGCGCGCGGCGCTCGACCGGCCGCAACGGACCACGGTCCTGACCACCCTGCCGCCGGGCAGCGACCGCGAGGGCCTGATCCTGACCACCCGGCTCGGCAAACCGGAGCTCGTGCTCGGCCAGCACCAGGTGCCGCTGCCGCCCGGCGCCTGCGAACTGGCGATCCACGCGGACTCGGGGCAGTCGGTGGTGACCGCCGGCGGGCAGCCGCCGATCGTGCTGCCGGGCATCGCCGCGCCGGAGATCTTCACCTTCGCCACGGACCTCGAACCCCGGCAAGTGGCCGGGCTTTCGGTCACGGCCCGCACCTACTCGTGGTTCGACACCTCGCCGACCGATGTCAAGAGCACCCTGATCACCACGGTGCTGGCGCTCGCGGTCGTGTCGCTGGGGCTGCTGCTCGTCCACTCCCCGCCCGCGCTCGGCAGGATCCGGCTGTCGCCGCGACTCCTGCCGGTCGATGCCTCGGTCGCCGCGGTGCTGGCCGGTTGGCTGGTCATCGGTCCGCTCACGGACGACGACGGCTTCGCGATGATGACCATCCGCAACTACGAAGACGCCGGCGACATCGGCAACTACTACCGCTGGTTCAACGCTTCCGAGACACCATTCACGCTCGTCCAACACCTGATGCGCTGGGTGTCGCAGGAAAGCCTCGCGCCCGCTTGGCTGCGCCTGCCCAGCGTCCTCGCCGGGCTGCTGACCTGGATCATCGTCAGCCGCGGCATCGTCGCGCCGCTGTGCAAGGACACCCGGCGCCTGCCGCTGCACCTGCTCACCGCGGTGTTCTTCCTGGCCTGCTGGCTGCCGTTCGGGCTGGGCATCCGGCCGGAACCGTTCGTCGCGCTGGGCACGTCCGCGCTGGTCGCGGCGTTGCTGAAGATGACCCGGACGCGGCTACCGCATTTCTGGCTCGGCGTCGCCGCGTTTCTCACCGGTCTTACGGTGGCCGTCACGCCCACCGGCGTCAGCGCGCTCGTCACCGTGCTCGTGTTCGCGCCGCGCATCGGCCGGGTGCTGGTGCAACACGGCGTACTGCCCCGTTGGATCAGCGTGCCCACGCGGGTCGTACTGGTCGGATGCCTGGGTACGGTCGGGCTGGTGGCGATGTTCGCCGACTCCACCCTCAACGGCGTCCGGCAGGCCACCGCCATCCACAACGAGTTCGGGCCGAGCCTGGGCTGGTACCAGGAGATCGAGCGGTACACGAGCCTGCTCAGCACGATCATCTGGGGCGCCTCCGGCAAACGCATGGCCGTGTTCCTCGTCATCACCGCGGTGCTCATCACGGGGGCGTGCGCGATGCGGCAGGTGCACCGGTGGACCGGGCTGGTCGACCTGCCGGTGCTGCTCGGCTCCGTCGTCGCGGTCCTGGTCGCGTTGTGGCTGACGCCGTCGAAGTGGACGCACCACTTCGGGGCGCTCGCCGGGGTCGGTTCGGCGCTGCTCGTGGTGCTGGTCGTGCTGCTGGGCCGGGTCGGCAGACTCGGCCACGCGAAGCGGGAATCGCGGCTGATCGGCGTGTTCGGCGGGATCGCCGCGTCGGTGGCGGCGGCTTTGGCGTTCATGGGGCCGAACGTGTGGCCGATGCAGTCCGACCTCGCGATGCCGTGGTCCGACACGCCCGTGGAGCCCGGTCTGCCGCTGGACAGCCCGGCGCTGTGGCTCGTCACCGGCGCGACGGTTGGGGCGCTCACCTTCGGCTTCGTCCGGATCCGGGCGTTGATGTCGCACCGTGACCTGACCGGTCTCGTGTGGACGGTCATGCCGGCGTCGGTGCTCGGGTTGGCGGCGCTGGCGTCGGTGCTGGTGCTGGTCGGGTCGTTCATCGCCGCGCCGCAGATCATGGGCGACCGCTTCTCCATCGCGCGGATGAACTGGCAGAGCATTCGGGCCAGCAGTTGCGGGCTGGAGGACGAGGTCGAGACGCTGCCGATCGCCGAGCGGCTGTCGCCGGTGGACGGGTCCACCGAACTAGACGGCTTCACCTCGGGTGGCACGCCGCCGCAGGAACCCGACCTGCGCACGGAAAACCCGGGCGAGCCGTTGCATGCCGAGAAGCCCGATGACCCGAAAGCCCCGGAAGGGGAGGTGGCGTCGACCTCGGCGAGCCAGTTCGCCTGGACCAGCACGACGGGCGGACCGCAGACGACCGGTTCGCTGACCTCCGGCTGGTTCGGCCTGCCGCGGCTGACCGGGAACCAGACGCTGTCGGTGTGGGTCTCCGGTCGGCCCGAGCAGGGCAACTCGCTGGCCCTGGAATTCGGTGCCTCGTTGCCGCGGCAGGTGCGTCCACTGGAAACGCACGAACTGCGCGATGCGGCGCCGACTGATCTGCCGTTCGACGACCCGCGCCACGGCCGACCGATTGATTGGCGCAACTTCCGCGATTGGCGGCTGCTCACCGTCGATGCCGCACAGATCCCGGCCGGTGCCGACCGGGTGCGGGTGCTCGCCGAGGATCGCACCAGCGACGAGCAAGGGTGGCTGACCGTCAGCGGCCCGGCGGTGCGCGACGTGGTGCCGCTGCGCCAGGCGCTCGACGAGCGCGAACCGGTGCTGATCGACTGGCAGATGAGCTTCGTGTTCCCCTGCCGGTTCGGATATCCGCAGGTTTCGCACGGCGTCGCGACCAGCCCCCGGATGCTGATCTCGCCGCCCGAGGGCGAAGGCTCGATGACGTTCGGGACCGACATGGGCGGCGTGTTCGCCGGGGTGCCGATGCAGTCCCAGCGGTTCGAGTTGCCGAGCCGGCTGCGCGACGCACCCGGCAACACCTGGGGTCACCTCTACTCGGTGCGCTACGCGATCGAACGCGACGACTACACCACGACACGGCACCGCGAACGCATCGGCGGCGCCGACGGCGACCCCGCCTACCCCTTCAAGGAGCACTGA
- a CDS encoding helix-turn-helix domain-containing protein, with protein sequence MPATNPPVARLQLGQLLRRLREESGKTQDAAAKILECQKPRISKIETGKATISAGDVRLLIELYGADETTGATVTELAREARKRTTARIPDWAQRYVALESIASSIQVYEPELIPGLIQTENYTRAITQAADPERSGEEVDRLVAARTERKSLLRGKSPLHLSAVLNEAALRRTVGGAEVMIEQLRHLREIAELPNVTLQLLPFTAGAHVAMGSSFYILEIQRPAKATVVYLESLTSGDYVDNAAQIERYALAFQQLQVSSSKETETATTLERMIKDLR encoded by the coding sequence ATGCCTGCGACCAACCCGCCCGTCGCCCGTCTCCAACTCGGCCAACTACTGCGCAGGCTGCGCGAGGAGTCAGGCAAGACCCAGGACGCCGCAGCCAAGATCCTTGAATGTCAGAAGCCGCGCATCAGCAAGATCGAAACCGGCAAAGCCACGATCAGCGCGGGTGACGTCCGTCTGCTGATCGAGCTCTACGGGGCCGACGAGACCACCGGCGCGACGGTCACCGAACTTGCCCGCGAAGCACGCAAACGCACCACCGCCCGCATTCCGGACTGGGCCCAGCGCTACGTCGCGTTGGAGAGCATCGCGTCCTCAATACAGGTCTACGAGCCTGAGCTCATCCCTGGGCTCATTCAGACTGAGAACTACACGCGAGCGATCACTCAGGCGGCAGACCCGGAACGGAGCGGGGAGGAGGTCGATCGCCTGGTCGCGGCCCGCACCGAGCGCAAATCCCTGCTTCGAGGCAAGAGCCCGCTACACCTCTCGGCAGTGCTGAACGAGGCGGCACTCCGCCGCACCGTCGGCGGAGCCGAGGTCATGATCGAGCAGCTCAGGCACCTACGTGAGATCGCAGAGCTGCCGAACGTCACGCTCCAGTTGCTCCCCTTCACCGCAGGAGCGCACGTCGCGATGGGTTCATCGTTCTACATCCTCGAAATCCAGCGTCCGGCAAAGGCGACCGTGGTCTACCTCGAATCGCTGACCAGCGGCGACTACGTAGACAACGCTGCGCAGATCGAGCGATACGCGCTGGCATTCCAACAGCTCCAAGTTTCCTCTTCCAAGGAAACCGAAACTGCCACTACACTCGAAAGGATGATCAAAGACCTCAGGTAG
- a CDS encoding DUF397 domain-containing protein has product MQDYDLCRAVWRKSSRSNGNGGACIEVTLTGEVVGVRDSKNRDGGTLLFAPDQWHTFLRNLDNAS; this is encoded by the coding sequence GTGCAGGACTACGACTTATGCCGGGCAGTGTGGCGCAAGTCCAGCCGTAGCAACGGAAACGGCGGAGCTTGCATCGAAGTCACATTGACAGGAGAGGTCGTGGGCGTCCGCGACAGCAAGAACCGCGATGGCGGCACCCTGCTCTTCGCGCCCGACCAGTGGCACACCTTCCTGCGCAACCTCGACAACGCATCTTGA
- a CDS encoding arabinosyltransferase domain-containing protein produces MGVVAPDSRLIGNRRLAALSGLTILLGLLAMLAPVKADTPVVTWPRSGDTTPSTVLPLSPYRPLDFDATISCETLRTSTASALRTHAPNAPGLEVAARAGQTRFLVDGKEILADPLRAKCDYRVLADATGIRVFRDGALLVNRPDLLPPQVSELSTSGSVNGLKVVLHTDARYESSPTAWKIALLLAHAACLIALLVLAWRRWRGRQSMRGLSIPRPGAADAVMVLVAAGWVVLGPVNMDDGWYLMMARNAGETGYIGNFVYMFNATENPFVLGQYLLQWWGELGGWSLWWMRLVPMFCGLATWALLRIVFATLLGRAAKIRAVPWALLVAHLVWFLSYGMSLRPEPVIVVCAAATLLFAEAAYLRHSIGALAVATMFAALAMTASPSGLVAAAPLVLSVPWLLRWLRRQQWSGRIAALLLAVASASVVVPVGFADATLGDVLEATDIHRWYYLAFPWYEEFRHYNTLLNTAGWARRLPVLLTLAIVAVVALASGRGGMGRDPIRRLLITSAITTAVALVLIAFSPTKWVSHFHAVAAAPTVLLAAALLRSPLPRRAGPVVVGASMLLIIGAISLSFAGDNWWIPFSDAGQRFGEHLNLDEQTNNLEPHFGPLYLRNPALWIGVALVAYLWAKWRRRHGKLVRLGPDRAVLGVASIGSVLLLIALFCYAPIGQAPGWTVGRSGVQTLFGDGCGLASDVQVQLPSGRLGAPTAPQLSGDFQPGEVLPPGPWPEPTTIWNTDRPDGTTPNVGRLTTGWYALSGPGTHVTVPVAGLLAGQELRVEFARPGGVVSQELHPELRRSTLREWQQLAVAIPAGAQSVRVIAADQVTGAQSWLAVAEPTLTEARPITELTRGQHVLANHINAPLWPCVDQVGIRDGVTDTPTVRLTEFETIPPEWLDNISYLEWGGAWVQTTREWTQTRLAAELPGGPPRLTWGNVFVIRYRHPMGRYDLTVSRQTRWGWTRLPTLADNDYPEIKRNSGIQQPGASSRHR; encoded by the coding sequence ATGGGAGTCGTTGCGCCGGACTCGCGGCTCATAGGCAACCGCCGGCTCGCGGCGTTATCCGGATTGACGATCTTGCTGGGGCTGCTCGCGATGCTTGCTCCGGTGAAGGCCGATACGCCCGTGGTCACCTGGCCGCGGTCCGGCGATACGACGCCATCGACGGTGTTGCCGTTGTCGCCGTATCGGCCGTTGGACTTCGACGCCACGATCTCTTGCGAAACGCTCCGCACGAGCACGGCATCGGCCCTGCGCACCCACGCCCCGAACGCCCCCGGCCTGGAGGTGGCCGCGCGGGCAGGGCAAACTCGTTTCCTGGTCGACGGTAAGGAAATCCTCGCCGATCCCCTGCGCGCGAAGTGCGACTACCGAGTGTTGGCCGACGCCACCGGCATCCGCGTCTTCCGGGACGGCGCGTTGCTGGTGAACCGCCCGGATCTGTTGCCGCCGCAGGTCTCCGAGCTGTCCACCAGCGGCTCGGTCAACGGCCTCAAGGTTGTGCTGCACACCGACGCGCGCTATGAATCCTCTCCCACCGCCTGGAAGATCGCGCTCCTGCTGGCGCACGCCGCATGCTTGATCGCGCTGCTGGTGCTCGCGTGGCGCCGCTGGCGCGGGAGGCAGTCGATGCGGGGCCTGTCGATACCTCGTCCCGGCGCTGCCGACGCAGTCATGGTGCTGGTCGCCGCGGGGTGGGTGGTGCTCGGGCCGGTCAACATGGACGACGGCTGGTACCTGATGATGGCCCGCAACGCGGGCGAGACCGGCTACATCGGCAACTTCGTCTACATGTTCAACGCGACCGAGAACCCGTTCGTGCTGGGCCAATACCTGCTCCAGTGGTGGGGCGAGCTCGGTGGTTGGTCGCTGTGGTGGATGCGTTTGGTCCCGATGTTCTGCGGACTCGCGACGTGGGCCCTGCTGCGCATCGTGTTCGCGACGCTGCTCGGTCGTGCCGCGAAGATCCGCGCGGTGCCCTGGGCCCTGCTGGTCGCGCATCTGGTCTGGTTCCTGTCCTACGGCATGTCGCTGCGCCCGGAACCGGTGATCGTGGTCTGCGCGGCCGCAACCTTGCTCTTCGCCGAAGCCGCCTACTTGCGCCATTCGATCGGCGCGTTGGCGGTGGCGACGATGTTCGCGGCGTTGGCGATGACCGCTTCGCCGTCGGGGCTGGTCGCAGCCGCTCCCCTAGTGCTCAGCGTGCCGTGGCTGCTGCGGTGGCTGCGTCGGCAGCAGTGGTCGGGCCGCATCGCTGCGCTGTTGCTGGCGGTCGCTTCGGCGAGTGTCGTTGTACCGGTGGGTTTCGCCGACGCGACGCTGGGCGACGTGCTGGAGGCGACCGATATCCACCGCTGGTATTACCTGGCATTTCCTTGGTACGAGGAATTCCGGCACTACAACACGCTGCTGAACACGGCCGGTTGGGCACGTCGGCTGCCGGTGCTGTTGACGCTGGCGATCGTCGCCGTGGTCGCGTTGGCCAGCGGACGCGGCGGCATGGGCCGCGATCCGATCCGCCGCCTGCTGATCACCAGTGCGATCACGACGGCGGTGGCGCTGGTGCTGATCGCGTTCAGCCCGACGAAGTGGGTCAGCCATTTCCACGCGGTGGCCGCCGCGCCGACGGTGTTATTGGCGGCGGCGTTGTTACGCTCGCCGTTGCCGCGACGGGCCGGGCCGGTGGTCGTCGGCGCGAGCATGCTGCTGATCATCGGGGCGATCTCGTTGAGCTTCGCCGGGGACAACTGGTGGATTCCGTTCTCCGACGCCGGGCAGCGCTTCGGCGAACACCTCAATCTGGACGAGCAGACCAACAACCTCGAACCGCATTTCGGCCCGCTCTACCTGCGGAATCCGGCGCTGTGGATCGGCGTCGCGCTGGTCGCGTACTTGTGGGCGAAATGGCGTCGTCGGCACGGGAAGTTGGTTCGCCTAGGCCCGGACCGGGCGGTGTTGGGTGTCGCCTCGATCGGCTCGGTGCTGCTGCTGATCGCCTTGTTCTGCTACGCGCCGATAGGGCAGGCGCCCGGCTGGACGGTGGGACGCTCGGGTGTGCAAACCCTCTTCGGCGACGGCTGCGGCCTGGCCAGCGATGTGCAGGTGCAGTTGCCGTCCGGGCGCCTCGGTGCCCCGACCGCGCCGCAGCTCTCCGGCGATTTCCAGCCCGGCGAGGTGCTGCCGCCCGGACCTTGGCCGGAACCGACGACGATCTGGAACACCGACCGGCCGGACGGGACGACGCCGAACGTCGGTCGCCTCACCACCGGCTGGTATGCGCTGTCCGGTCCGGGCACTCACGTGACCGTGCCGGTGGCCGGTCTACTCGCAGGGCAGGAACTCCGGGTGGAGTTCGCGCGTCCTGGCGGCGTCGTTTCCCAGGAGTTACACCCCGAGCTGCGCAGGTCGACGTTGCGGGAATGGCAACAGCTCGCGGTCGCGATCCCGGCGGGCGCGCAGTCCGTCCGAGTCATCGCGGCCGACCAGGTGACCGGGGCGCAGTCGTGGTTGGCGGTCGCGGAACCGACGCTGACCGAAGCCCGCCCCATCACCGAACTCACTCGCGGCCAGCACGTGCTGGCCAACCACATCAACGCGCCGCTGTGGCCATGCGTCGACCAGGTCGGCATCCGCGACGGTGTCACCGACACCCCGACGGTGCGGCTCACCGAGTTCGAGACGATTCCGCCGGAATGGCTCGACAACATCAGCTACCTGGAGTGGGGCGGCGCGTGGGTGCAAACGACCAGGGAGTGGACGCAGACCCGGCTGGCCGCCGAACTCCCCGGCGGGCCGCCGCGTTTGACCTGGGGAAACGTGTTCGTGATCCGCTACCGACATCCGATGGGGCGCTACGACCTGACTGTCTCGCGGCAGACACGGTGGGGGTGGACGCGCCTGCCGACGCTGGCGGACAACGACTATCCGGAAATCAAGCGCAACTCGGGAATCCAGCAGCCCGGCGCAAGCAGCCGACACCGGTAG
- a CDS encoding condensation domain-containing protein encodes MSGGLDRLPLTASQTTVWLAQQADPENPIHAAAECLDIQGPVDLRLLQIAVRRAVADTDAFRVRFEADSEGPWQVIEQLRDWPLPVVDLRGALDPWPEALAQMEADLRRPADLMRTPLFNFAVFVLADDRSLLYVRAHHIVMDGFGFALFLKRVGEIYTAIELGQDCPPSSLGSLRHLIEDDLRYRSSERFTRDREYWLEQLSPLPAVATLAGKSGPVAHSFLRTSGQVPPPLADQLHGLARRARCSLPTVAMATMALYVQRATDAHDVVLEVVVAGRQGSVARAVPGMVTNAPPLRVEVDPGMTTGEFLRHTAARARGLMQHQRYPSAYLVHDLGIADSGLVTEPPAINIMGYTPNLHFGRHPVKVHNLSNGAVEDLTVNVYDRSDGSLRIDFNANPNLYGAEDNATHHREFTSLLHALAETDPEQPVAAVQPSSRSAIFSCADA; translated from the coding sequence ATGTCGGGTGGTCTTGATCGCCTGCCGCTCACCGCCTCGCAGACCACGGTTTGGCTGGCTCAGCAGGCAGACCCGGAGAATCCGATCCACGCCGCCGCCGAATGCCTGGACATCCAGGGCCCCGTCGACCTGCGGCTGCTCCAGATCGCGGTGCGCCGGGCGGTGGCGGACACCGATGCCTTCCGCGTTCGGTTCGAGGCCGATTCCGAGGGCCCCTGGCAGGTAATCGAGCAGCTGCGCGACTGGCCGCTGCCGGTAGTAGACCTGCGGGGTGCGCTGGACCCGTGGCCGGAGGCGTTGGCGCAGATGGAGGCGGACCTGCGTCGGCCAGCCGACCTCATGCGCACTCCCCTGTTCAACTTCGCCGTGTTCGTCCTGGCCGATGACCGGTCCCTGCTCTACGTCCGCGCGCACCACATCGTGATGGACGGCTTCGGGTTCGCCCTTTTCCTGAAGCGGGTCGGCGAAATTTACACGGCGATCGAACTGGGGCAGGACTGCCCGCCCAGCAGCCTGGGCTCGTTGCGCCACCTTATCGAGGACGATCTCCGGTACCGGAGTTCCGAGCGGTTCACGCGGGACCGCGAGTACTGGCTGGAGCAGTTGTCCCCGCTCCCCGCCGTCGCGACGCTTGCGGGCAAGAGCGGTCCGGTCGCCCACAGCTTCTTGCGCACGAGCGGCCAAGTGCCGCCCCCGCTCGCCGATCAACTGCACGGGCTGGCGCGGCGAGCTCGGTGCAGCCTGCCGACCGTGGCGATGGCAACGATGGCGCTCTACGTGCAGCGGGCAACCGATGCGCACGACGTGGTGCTTGAAGTGGTGGTGGCGGGTCGTCAGGGGTCGGTGGCACGAGCCGTGCCAGGCATGGTGACCAACGCACCGCCGCTGCGGGTCGAGGTGGATCCCGGGATGACCACCGGCGAGTTCCTGCGGCACACCGCGGCGCGGGCGCGCGGCCTCATGCAGCACCAGCGGTATCCGTCCGCGTACCTCGTCCACGACCTGGGAATCGCCGACAGCGGGCTGGTGACCGAACCACCGGCGATCAACATCATGGGATACACACCGAATCTGCACTTCGGGCGGCACCCGGTGAAGGTGCACAACCTGAGCAACGGAGCGGTCGAAGACCTCACGGTCAACGTGTACGACCGCTCGGACGGCTCGCTGCGGATCGACTTCAACGCCAACCCGAACTTGTACGGGGCCGAGGACAACGCAACGCACCACCGCGAGTTCACGAGCCTCCTTCACGCGCTTGCGGAGACCGACCCGGAGCAACCGGTTGCGGCGGTGCAGCCGAGCTCGCGCTCGGCCATTTTCAGTTGCGCCGATGCGTAG
- a CDS encoding class I SAM-dependent methyltransferase has translation MEDFETAISAYYRLDPERDRLSTWGLLEALRTTELLERYLPPAPAVVHDIGGARGAYALPLARNGYQVHLIDAWPPHVEAAAAASEQQPDAPLSSTGVGDARELPFEDDSADAVLLFGPLYHLIERDDRVLALREAHRVLRPGGILLAAAVSRYASTFDGIRNGDISDPEFDAIVAGDVRDGVHRNVDPDKHPNWFTLTFFHRPAELHDEVADAGFDDVRLLAIESAGAYTTDAERLADDTYREAVLRAIRRIEAVPELLGTSPHIMAVARTPAR, from the coding sequence ATGGAGGATTTCGAGACCGCGATTTCGGCTTACTACCGCCTTGATCCCGAGCGCGATCGGCTCTCCACCTGGGGTTTGCTCGAAGCGCTTCGCACCACCGAGCTGCTGGAGCGGTACCTGCCGCCCGCCCCGGCGGTAGTCCACGACATCGGCGGTGCACGGGGCGCGTACGCGCTTCCGTTGGCGCGCAACGGTTATCAGGTGCACCTGATCGACGCATGGCCGCCGCACGTCGAGGCCGCCGCGGCGGCTTCGGAACAGCAGCCCGACGCGCCCCTGAGCTCCACGGGTGTCGGCGATGCCCGCGAGTTGCCCTTCGAGGACGACAGCGCGGATGCGGTACTGCTCTTCGGCCCGCTCTACCACCTGATCGAACGGGACGACCGAGTGCTCGCGCTGCGCGAGGCGCACCGCGTGCTCAGGCCGGGCGGAATCCTGCTCGCCGCAGCCGTTTCCCGGTATGCGTCCACCTTCGACGGTATCCGCAACGGTGACATCTCCGACCCCGAGTTCGACGCGATCGTGGCGGGCGACGTGCGCGACGGGGTGCACCGCAATGTCGATCCGGACAAGCACCCGAACTGGTTCACGCTGACCTTCTTCCACCGCCCCGCCGAACTCCACGACGAAGTGGCGGACGCCGGCTTCGACGACGTCCGGCTGCTGGCCATCGAAAGCGCCGGCGCCTACACGACCGACGCCGAGCGCCTGGCCGACGACACGTACCGCGAAGCGGTCCTCCGGGCCATCCGCCGCATCGAAGCGGTCCCCGAACTCCTCGGCACCAGCCCGCACATCATGGCCGTCGCCCGCACCCCGGCCCGCTGA